Proteins co-encoded in one Metabacillus sp. KUDC1714 genomic window:
- the cls gene encoding cardiolipin synthase, producing MHIVSILLGIIILLNIVFAVVVIFRERRDASSSWAWLLVLFFIPLLGFLLYLLFGQNLSRYHMFQWEDRKKLGIETLLSKQLEQIRNDTFEFRSETERDNKQLIYMHLINNDAVLTKENHVDVFIDGNKKFDKLLEDIENAKDHIHLQYYILKNDQLGNRLIKALTKKAQQGIKVRVLYDDLGSRGLRSSFFAELRAAEGEVEEFFPSKLRWINLRLNYRNHRKLVIIDGQIGYVGGFNVGDEYLGLDPKFGYWRDTHLRIQGPAVYAIQTRFILDWNQATHKRNISYLQEHFPKPVRKGDSSLQIVTSGPDSEWEQIKNGYIKMISTARKTIRIQTPYFIPDASVLDALKIACLSGVDVNIMIPNKPDHPFVYWATMSYIGEMLSSGARVYIYENGFIHAKTIIVDHEISSVGTANIDVRSFKLNFEVNAFIYDTEIARKLDDFFQNDIALSRELSLEAYHQRPRLIRFKESISRLLSPIL from the coding sequence ATGCATATTGTATCAATTTTACTTGGAATTATTATTTTATTAAATATTGTTTTTGCAGTTGTTGTAATTTTTCGTGAACGCAGAGATGCTTCTTCGTCATGGGCATGGTTACTTGTGTTATTTTTTATCCCCTTGCTTGGGTTTCTGCTTTACTTGCTTTTTGGGCAAAACTTAAGTCGGTACCATATGTTTCAGTGGGAGGATCGGAAAAAGCTTGGGATTGAAACATTATTAAGCAAGCAATTAGAGCAAATACGGAACGATACGTTTGAATTTCGTAGTGAAACTGAGCGAGATAATAAACAGCTTATTTACATGCATTTGATCAATAATGATGCAGTGTTAACAAAAGAAAATCATGTAGATGTGTTTATTGATGGAAATAAGAAATTTGATAAGCTGCTAGAGGATATCGAAAATGCGAAAGATCATATTCATCTCCAATATTACATTCTAAAAAATGACCAGCTTGGAAATCGACTTATAAAGGCGTTAACCAAAAAGGCCCAGCAAGGAATAAAGGTAAGAGTGTTATACGATGATTTAGGTTCGAGAGGATTACGAAGTTCCTTTTTTGCCGAGCTAAGAGCGGCAGAGGGTGAGGTGGAAGAATTTTTTCCATCTAAGCTAAGATGGATTAATTTACGTCTTAATTATCGAAACCATCGTAAGCTTGTGATTATAGACGGTCAGATCGGATATGTAGGTGGCTTTAACGTTGGTGACGAGTACTTAGGCCTTGACCCTAAGTTTGGTTATTGGCGCGATACCCATTTAAGAATCCAAGGTCCAGCCGTTTATGCGATACAAACCCGATTTATCCTAGACTGGAACCAGGCAACACATAAGAGAAATATTTCGTACTTGCAAGAGCATTTTCCAAAGCCAGTGAGAAAAGGGGATAGTAGCTTACAAATTGTTACAAGTGGTCCTGATTCAGAATGGGAGCAGATTAAAAACGGATATATTAAAATGATTTCAACTGCGAGAAAGACGATTCGTATTCAAACACCTTACTTTATTCCCGATGCAAGTGTGCTTGATGCCTTAAAAATTGCCTGCTTATCTGGAGTGGACGTCAATATCATGATTCCCAATAAACCAGATCATCCATTTGTTTATTGGGCAACCATGTCATATATCGGTGAAATGTTAAGCTCAGGGGCACGTGTTTACATTTATGAAAATGGCTTTATCCATGCGAAAACGATTATTGTTGATCATGAAATCTCATCTGTAGGTACAGCAAATATAGATGTGAGAAGCTTTAAATTAAATTTCGAGGTAAATGCATTTATTTATGACACTGAGATTGCCCGAAAGCTTGATGATTTCTTTCAAAACGATATCGCATTATCCAGGGAGCTATCATTAGAAGCCTATCATCAGCGCCCCAGATTAATCCGCTTCAAAGAGTCGATCTCCCGTTTGCTTTCACCTATTTTGTAA
- the manA gene encoding mannose-6-phosphate isomerase, class I has protein sequence MIELLKLKPVFKERIWGGTTLKDSFGYEIPSEQTGECWAISAHPNGNSTVENGPFAGKELSWLWDHHRELFGNVSGDRFPLLTKILDAKTDLSVQVHPNDQYAKVNENGELGKTECWYIIDCKQDAEMIFGHHAHSKEQLVQMIHSGRWEDLLRRVKIKPGDFFYVPSGTIHALCEETLVLETQQSSDTTYRVYDYDRVDQNGEKRELHLQKAIDVTTVPDTENKANFQSEVQGGTKITTFVEGEYFSVYKWEVAGDYQSEREAPFLLCSVIKGQGEVTTGQETLPVKKGDHFILTAHITQLTVTGTLELIVSHP, from the coding sequence GTGATCGAGCTACTCAAATTAAAACCGGTTTTTAAAGAACGAATTTGGGGTGGGACAACTTTAAAGGATTCCTTTGGTTATGAAATTCCTAGTGAACAAACTGGGGAATGCTGGGCGATTAGTGCTCATCCAAACGGAAATAGCACAGTTGAAAATGGACCGTTTGCAGGAAAAGAATTAAGCTGGCTTTGGGATCATCATCGTGAGCTCTTTGGTAATGTTAGTGGAGATCGTTTCCCACTTCTCACAAAAATATTGGATGCTAAGACAGATTTAAGTGTACAAGTTCACCCAAATGACCAATATGCGAAAGTAAACGAAAACGGTGAATTAGGTAAAACAGAATGCTGGTATATTATTGATTGTAAGCAAGATGCTGAAATGATTTTCGGTCACCATGCTCATTCTAAGGAACAGCTTGTGCAAATGATTCATTCAGGCAGGTGGGAAGATCTTTTAAGAAGAGTGAAGATAAAGCCTGGTGATTTCTTTTACGTACCAAGCGGAACAATCCATGCATTATGTGAAGAGACATTAGTACTTGAAACACAACAAAGCTCTGATACAACCTACCGAGTATACGATTATGACCGTGTCGATCAAAACGGTGAAAAAAGAGAACTCCATTTACAAAAGGCAATCGATGTGACAACAGTGCCTGATACTGAGAATAAAGCGAATTTCCAATCTGAAGTTCAAGGTGGAACAAAAATAACGACATTTGTAGAAGGAGAGTACTTCTCTGTTTATAAATGGGAGGTTGCTGGTGACTATCAATCTGAACGTGAAGCGCCGTTTTTACTTTGTAGTGTGATCAAAGGACAAGGTGAGGTAACAACTGGTCAAGAAACACTTCCAGTTAAAAAGGGTGATCACTTTATCCTAACTGCACACATAACACAGCTAACTGTAACAGGGACACTAGAGCTAATTGTTTCCCATCCATGA
- a CDS encoding substrate-binding domain-containing protein — MGNNVTMRDIAARLGVSSVTISKALNDKEGVSDELKQKIKEVAEEMGYRFNTLAKSMKEGQAYNIGVIIPERFTGEIQSFYLKFYQHIARVLDQHQYSGILHILSSEDEDHNVLPRIYYDKKVDGLLILGQISNDYINLLNRIEIPIVYIDFYNEDAEADTVITDNFSGVYEMTNHLIKNGHKEIGFVGNIYSTSSIQDRFLGYYKSLLEHKLPLNQAYIINDRDDRGKYIDLEMPEKLPTAFVCNCDQIAYNLINKLNSLGYRVPEDCSVVGFDNDIYAQIAEPKLTTVEVDIEEMSRTAVNLIISKLKSKQKKWEQVSVKGKIVYRNSVKQLNESQGK; from the coding sequence TTGGGGAATAATGTAACAATGAGAGACATTGCTGCTCGACTTGGTGTAAGTAGTGTCACCATTTCAAAAGCATTGAACGATAAAGAAGGTGTAAGCGATGAGCTAAAGCAAAAAATCAAAGAGGTAGCGGAAGAGATGGGCTATCGATTTAATACTTTAGCTAAATCAATGAAGGAAGGCCAAGCATACAATATTGGTGTTATTATTCCTGAGCGCTTTACGGGTGAAATACAGTCATTTTATTTGAAATTCTACCAGCATATTGCAAGAGTTTTGGACCAGCACCAGTATAGTGGTATTCTTCATATTCTTAGCTCTGAAGATGAGGACCACAATGTATTACCAAGAATCTACTATGATAAAAAAGTCGATGGACTTCTTATTTTAGGACAAATTAGTAATGACTATATAAATCTGTTAAATCGTATTGAAATCCCGATCGTTTATATAGATTTTTATAATGAGGATGCCGAGGCAGATACAGTTATCACTGACAATTTCTCTGGTGTTTATGAAATGACGAATCACCTTATAAAAAATGGTCACAAAGAGATCGGGTTTGTTGGAAATATCTATTCTACTAGTAGTATTCAAGATCGTTTTTTAGGATATTATAAATCGCTACTAGAGCATAAATTACCATTAAATCAAGCTTATATTATCAATGATCGTGATGATCGTGGCAAGTATATTGACTTGGAGATGCCCGAAAAGCTTCCTACAGCCTTTGTTTGTAACTGTGATCAAATCGCCTATAATTTAATTAACAAGCTGAATTCATTAGGTTATCGTGTACCTGAGGATTGCTCAGTTGTAGGCTTTGATAATGATATTTATGCGCAAATTGCTGAACCAAAGCTAACAACGGTTGAAGTAGATATCGAGGAAATGTCGAGAACCGCTGTAAATTTAATCATTTCTAAGCTGAAAAGTAAGCAAAAGAAATGGGAGCAAGTTTCTGTAAAAGGTAAAATTGTCTACAGAAACTCAGTTAAGCAATTAAATGAGTCACAAGGAAAATGA
- a CDS encoding cell wall hydrolase, with amino-acid sequence MTRVKHRDSDIDLIARMMRAEAVGEGRLGMLMVGNVIVNRAVVDCLDFKDLRTIRDVIFHVQGGNYSFEAVQKGSLFYSPARDVERRLARNVVKFWRQHPSKYALWYFNPYGTCPPTWYNQPFAGQYKQHCYYEPQANTCESAYRY; translated from the coding sequence GTGACGAGAGTAAAACATAGAGATAGTGACATTGATTTAATTGCACGGATGATGCGGGCAGAGGCTGTGGGTGAAGGGCGACTAGGGATGCTTATGGTTGGGAATGTCATTGTAAATCGAGCAGTAGTTGATTGTTTAGATTTTAAGGATTTAAGAACCATACGGGATGTAATTTTTCATGTTCAAGGAGGAAATTACTCTTTTGAAGCAGTACAAAAAGGTAGTTTATTTTATAGTCCAGCAAGAGATGTAGAGAGAAGATTGGCACGAAATGTAGTAAAGTTTTGGAGACAACATCCTTCTAAGTATGCTCTTTGGTATTTTAATCCGTATGGTACGTGTCCACCTACATGGTATAATCAACCATTTGCAGGTCAATATAAACAACATTGTTATTATGAGCCACAGGCTAATACATGCGAAAGTGCTTATAGGTATTAA